In Trichoderma asperellum chromosome 1, complete sequence, a single window of DNA contains:
- a CDS encoding uncharacterized protein (EggNog:ENOG41) gives MADPLLTSLCAICHTSVPQYKCPRCNIRTCSLACVKKHKSWSQCSGERDQTAYVPKSRLATAAGVDHDYNFLHSIEMASERAERVLVEDKGIIQKDELRPLTMEEVRWKVGRDGRKRKVMVTKIMRRSKERLVDKLLANRLRKLGTEVVSLPQGMTRQKENHTTVNRKSGRINWQAEWFAFEKADGSDANDLNKIRTLSKLSDDVPLYKGYSTLLESQAKAQGKAQQKRPFRGVAQNPWDSHWHLASDCLQDPQTGGWISIRTASIDAWPREDDESQLRRFQFFLESSKKRPDRLITLTPIQPEECLRNILSNTKVIEFPAIYVLEEGEALPAGYVLGPKDIVDHPHEEQQLGGAKRKDGPQQGKRPERPAKRRRPGDKEGLEEGELGSDGGSDEDDGKTKDGAEADDVIAEQSLGEDEDDETTSSDESTSSSGSDSE, from the coding sequence ATGGCAGATCCTCTACTCACCTCTCTTTGCGCCATTTGCCATACTTCAGTTCCTCAATACAAATGTCCTCGCTGCAATATCCGTACCTGTTCGCTAGCCTGCGTTAAGAAGCACAAATCTTGGTCGCAATGCAGCGGCGAACGCGACCAAACGGCCTACGTCCCCAAATCCAGGCTGGCGACCGCCGCAGGCGTTGATCACGACTACAATTTCCTCCACAGCATTGAGATGGCGTCCGAGCGCGCAGAGAGAGTCCTTGTAGAGGATAAGGGCATCATACAAAAGGACGAACTGCGACCGTTGACGATGGAGGAAGTGAGATGGAAAGTCGGCCGAGACggcaggaagagaaaagttATGGTGACGAAGATCATGAGAAGATCGAAAGAGAGATTGGTGGATAAGCTGCTTGCGAATAGGTTGAGAAAACTTGGCACAGAAGTCGTGTCTTTGCCTCAGGGCATGACGAGACAGAAGGAAAACCACACGACGGTGAATAGGAAATCCGGTCGAATCAATTGGCAAGCAGAGTGGTTCGCTTTCGAGAAGGCCGATGGCAGCGATGCGAATGATTTGAATAAGATACGGACTCTTTCGAAACTCTCAGACGACGTGCCGCTATACAAGGGATACAGTACCTTGCTGGAATCTCAAGCAAAGGCACAGGGGAAAGCGCAGCAGAAGAGACCCTTTCGAGGGGTTGCGCAGAATCCCTGGGACTCTCATTGGCATCTGGCGAGCGATTGTCTGCAGGATCCCCAGACAGGTGGTTGGATTTCCATCCGGACGGCGTCAATCGATGCGTGGCCACGAGAGGATGACGAGTCGCAACTACGGCGGTTTCAGTTCTTTCTTGAGAGTTCGAAAAAACGACCGGATCGGTTGATCACATTGACACCCATTCAACCTGAAGAATGTCTTCGGAATATTCTTTCAAACACAAAAGTTATTGAATTCCCAGCAATATACGTCTTAGAAGAAGGTGAAGCTTTGCCGGCTGGATATGTGCTTGGCCCAAAGGATATAGTCGACCATCCACATGAAGAGCAACAACTAGGTGGTGCAAAACGCAAGGATGGGCCACAACAAGGGAAGAGACCGGAACGACCGGCCAAGAGACGGAGACCAGGTGATAAAGAAGGCTTGGAAGAAGGCGAGCTCGGGAGTGATGGAGGCtcggatgaagacgatggcaaGACTAAAGATGGCGCTGAAGCTGACGACGTCATTGCCGAGCAAAGCTtgggcgaggatgaggatgatgagacaACAAGCAGTGATGAGTCGACGAGCAGCTCAGGATCTGACAGCGAATAA
- a CDS encoding uncharacterized protein (EggNog:ENOG41~SECRETED:SignalP(1-19)), which yields MKSVVIALCTFVAATAAQGSPNLAACGQTCATNMLDADKAEELGCKQNDLKCLCANKNFLYGLRDCSAAICSAEDAKKVVEYGISICASAGVAIQTKSEGGNGGATNTGSASGIVITGESTIATASSSGPASGKVSTILSTLTSDGKTITTGIATTIASNPSGGSASSDTDASGQVSTVATIVTESDGSIETKTSQITLSGSATATGTAAHQTDSVILSTVTSDGSAIIETLTTLHKTTSESDTASATETVTKPESSSGSDSDATATDTGSSSASTTSTSTAAGVPQKTAGPVGIIAAAGLAMLML from the exons ATGAAGTCCGTCGTTATCGCTCTTTGCACCTTTGTGGCGGCTACTGCCGCCCAGGGCTCGCCCAATCTTGCCGCCTGCGGT CAAACCTGCGCCACTAACATGCTGGACGCCGACAAGGCTGAGGAGCTGGGCTGCAAGCAGAATGACTTGAAGTGTCTGTGTGCCAACAAGAACTTCCTTTACGGCCTCCGAGATTGCTCCGCCGCTATTTGCTCGGCTGAGGATGCCAAAAAGGTTGTTGAGTACGGCATCAGCATATGTGCTT CGGCCGGTGTTGCAATCCAAACAAAGTCTGAAGGCGGAAATGGTGGTGCTACTAACACTGGAAGTGCATCTGGCATCGTTATTACCGGTGAATCGACAATTGCcaccgcttcttcttctggtccGGCATCTGGCAAAGTGTCCACAATCCTCAGCACCCTGACTTCTGATGGTAAGACCATTACTACTGGTATCGCCACTACTATTGCCAGCAACCCGAGTGGAGGAAGCGCCAGCAGCGATACCGATGCTTCCGGTCAAGTTTCTACCGTCGCTACTATTGTTACCGAATCTGACGGCAGTATCGAGACAAAAACCAGCCAGATTACTTTGTCTGGCTCTGCCACTGCCACAGGTACTGCCGCGCACCAGACCGACAGTGTCATCTTGAGTACCGTGACGTCGGATGGTTCTGCTATCATCGAGACCCTGACCACGCTTCACAAGACAACCAGCGAGTCTGACACCGCTTCAGCCACTGAAACCGTCACAAAGCCTGAGTCCAGCTCTGGCTCTGATAGCGACGCCACTGCGACTGATACTGGCAGCTCAAGCGCTTCCACCACGTCCACCAGCACAGCCGCCGGT GTTCCTCAGAAGACCGCTGGCCCCGTCGGtatcattgctgctgctggccttgcCATGCTCATGCTCTAA
- a CDS encoding uncharacterized protein (EggNog:ENOG41) codes for MPAPQVNGDVASHVQSAFLQHLLSFPLVSDGVHTVASNEYAQRSFKLGDSAYQTFAAPFLPYFARPYGYVSPYVQKADSFGDKTLDRIEERFPIIKKPTNDLYNDTRGLILLPYQKGLEGKEHVFQIYASELKKLEQQGVVAQGKAAVSTAFVVSNETLAWLSSFVAVKKGEAAETTKEKINQ; via the exons ATGCCTGCCCCCCAAGTCAACGGCGACGTGGCCAGCCATGTCCAATCCGCTTTCCTACAG CACCTGCTCTCATTCCCCCTAGTCAGCGATGGCGTTCACACCGTCGCGTCCAACGAGTACGCACAGAGATCTTTCAAGCTCGGCGACTCAGCGTACCAGACTTTTGCCGCCCCTTTTCTGCCCTACTTTGCTAGACCTTATGGCTACGTCTCACCATACGTCCAAAAGGCCGACTCCTTTGGCGACAAGACCCTGGACCGCATCGAGGAGCGCTTCCCCATTATCAAGAAGCCCACCAATGACCTGTACAACGATACCCGTGGATTGATTCTTCTCCCCTACCAGAAGGGACTCGAGGGCAAGGAGCACGTCTTCCAAATCTACGCCTCCGAGCTTAAGAAGCTTGAGCAGCAGGGTGTAGTGGCCCAGGGCAAGGCTGCCGTCTCCACGGCCTTTGTTGTTAGCAACGAGACGCTGGCTTGGCTGAGCAGCTTTGTTGCTGTCAAGAAGGGCGAAGCTGCTGAGACCACCAAGGAGAAGATCAACCAGTAA
- a CDS encoding uncharacterized protein (EggNog:ENOG41) yields MSPSLNTQLSFTRPRTGDRDGRPSTRDQGGAESAMMIPSRTSSLHSRITQPIPSTLAQKPQQRTPKTLTHAYMVCGVGREPSQWVKAPTPAQGKITHMKGAVGQFWLPEILGSSPRLEQDNEIARALHSAMRACFPHDVEICTGRNQPHCTHHSFVLQQDSSHTLYGICLRVWSRADEKRAETIRDLRKRTETDYYDNPEETYWIPYCLSFLSRYPLYNLLGDYLRGMWIHWNKATNLFHAEEVSRILSFPAPRLNDLVRIDMKDYALCYQFPSSPTGFQNFAMWPLFNCLSIPNIVGVIEAAISPTRRIIFVSHYPAMLTIASETVRYCVRVFEWSGLYVPVVHARHTKELVQEPGPYILGVTAECRSLFTAPTDALVVDLDRNFVLTSSPPTALTPGQRNKFVSRLTQALNGDVTPSGVPQHLRSAYGGGKLVPAGQIIVMRGEVESIQDPEWWNQDSVMAVMDHVCEKMGRNSGIKAVFGGSVKKPLMTKVSMRHLNELVRERNQYSRDALEAWQDFINLKGRMDTELGKVTKRNNYLVEELESWKQQFLKFQAFAETLTKETQDLKVKIEGHKRENRRLAALIEQQKEDNSRLTTRLSGTEKQRDDALEALVLQQEIAEELERERKRNKKELAQLHHTNATITRQRDEARRVVLHLRSLIGGQSHHMEHLIQSLTKPEELIREVEDGYESDEVQGGADVHTLRPSRSSKRLSTSSLVDVADRHLKDKTDAIAHIVRNIADQCQAAVDGLQLAQDAESRASTRASRRLSSMSTAQSDDGEDARSTATSDAGEGSSRLQPRAGRPSSIPPTPDLIPNRSSTALSFASTATTPERASQQYSIRDEIPTKIVEDDEEDFDDSRSDQIGVSHHHGVVSKQSQSLLHRSSGARISAFGNLR; encoded by the exons ATGTCTCCTTCTCTCAACACCCAACTTTCGTTTACGCGCCCCCGAACTGGCGACCGTGATGGCCGGCCCAGCACTCGCGACCAGGGCGGCGCCGAATCTGCCATGATGATACCAAGCCGTACCTCATCGCTCCATTCCCGCATCACCCAGCCCATTCCGTCTACGTTGGCCCAGAAGCCCCAGCAGCGAACCCCAAAGACGCTCACTCATGCCTACATGGTCTGCGGTGTCGGCCGTGAACCCTCTCAATGGGTCAAGGCTCCCACTCCCGCCCAAGGCAAAATCACCCACATGAAGGGCGCTGTTGGACAATTCTGGCTCCCCGAAATCCTAGGCAGCAGCCCCCGCCTTGAGCAGGACAACGAGATTGCGCGGGCGCTGCACTCTGCCATGAGG GCTTGCTTCCCTCACGACGTGGAAATCTGCACTGGCCGGAACCAGCCCCACTGCACTCACCATTCTTTCGTCCTCCAGCAAGACTCTTCTCACACTCTGTACGGTATTTGCCTGCGCGTCTGGTCGCGGGCTGACGAGAAGAGGGCCGAGACTATCCGCGACCTGAGGAAGAGGACCGAAACCGACTACTATGACAACCCGGAAGAGACCTACTGGATTCCTTACTGCCTGTCTTTCCTGTCTCGTTACCCTCTGTACAACCTTCTGGGCGATTACCTGCGCGGCATGTGGATTCACTGGAACAAGGCTACTAACCTGTTTCATGCCGAGGAAGTATCCCGCATTCTGAGCTTCCCGGCTCCCAGACTCAACGATCTTGTCCGTATCGACATGAAGGATTATGCCCTCTGCTACCAATTCCCTTCGTCCCCTACCGGGTTCCAGAACTTCGCCATGTGGCCCCTTTTTAACTGTTTGTCTATTCCTAACATTGTCGGTGTCATTGAGGCTGCCATCTCACCCACCCGTCGTATCATCTTCGTCAGTCATTATCCGGCCATGCTCACAATTGCCTCTGAGACTGTACGATACTGCGTCCGAGTTTTCGAATGGAGCGGTCTTTACGTTCCAGTGGTGCACGCGCGTCATACCAAGGAGCTCGTCCAAGAGCCTGGCCCCTACATCTTGGGTGTCACCGCTGAATGCCGATCTCTCTTCACAGCTCCTACCGATGCTCTGGTCGTCGATTTGGACCGCAACTTCGTCCTCACATCTAGCCCTCCTACTGCTCTCACCCCTGGCCAGCGTAACAAGTTTGTCAGCCGTTTGACCCAAGCTCTTAATGGCGATGTTACGCCTTCTGGTGTTCCCCAGCACCTCCGTTCTGCTTATGGTGGTGGCAAGTTGGTGCCTGCCGGTCAGATCATTGTCATGCGCGGCGAGGTTGAGTCCATCCAGGACCCCGAGTGGTGGAACCAGGATTCCGTCATGGCCGTCATGGACCACGTGTGTGAGAAGATGGGTCGCAACTCAGGCATTAAGGCTGTCTTTGGAGGCTCAGTTAAGAAACCTCTCATGACCAAGGTGTCGATGAGACATCTCAACGAACTCGTTCGTGAGAGAAACCAGTACTCTCGAGATGCTCTTGAAGCCTGGCAAGACTTCATCAACCTCAAGGGCCGTATGGACACTGAGCTCGGCAAAGTTACCAAGCGGAACAACTATCTTGTTGAAGAACTTGAAAGCTGGAAACAGCAGTTCCTCAAGTTCCAGGCATTTGCTGAGACTCTCACCAAGGAAACCCAAGACCTCAAGGTCAAGATTGAAGGTCACAAGCGGGAGAATCGCCGCCTTGCTGCTCTCATTGAGCAACAAAAGGAGGACAACAGCCGCCTCACCACACGCCTCTCTGGCACAGAGAAGCAGCGTGATGATGCTCTCGAGGCCCTCGTTTTGCAGCAAGAGATTGCTGAAGAACTCGAGCGTGAGCGcaagaggaacaagaaaGAGCTCGCACAGCTTCACCACACCAACGCCACCATCACTCGCCAGCGTGATGAGGCCCGCCGTGTCGTTCTGCATCTGCGCAGCTTAATTGGTGGTCAGAGCCACCACATGGAACATCTCATTCAGTCTCTCACCAAGCCGGAGGAACTTATCCGCGAGGTCGAGGATGGTTATGAATCAGATGAGGTTCAGGGTGGCGCTGATGTGCACACCCTGCGACCctctcgcagcagcaagcgccTGTCTACATCTAGTCTGGTTGATGTGGCTGATCGTCACCTCAAAGATAAGACTGATGCTATCGCTCATATTGTTCGCAACATCGCGGACCAATGCCAAGCTGCCGTTGACGGCCTACAGCTTGCCCAGGATGCCGAATCTCGAGCCAGCACTCGTGCTAGCCGACGACTGAGCAGCATGTCGACTGCTCAAAGTGATGATGGTGAGGACGCCCGCTCCACCGCCACCTCGGACGCTGGCGAGGGGAGTTCTCGCTTACAACCACGTGCCGGGAGGCCTAGCTCAATACCACCAACGCCGGATCTCATCCCCAACCGCAGTAGCACTGCATTATCGTTTGCGTCCACGGCCACAACGCCTGAGCGAGCCAGCCAACAGTACTCTATTCGAGACGAGATACCAACCAAAATTGtcgaggacgatgaagaggactTCGATGACAGCCGAAGTGATCAGATCGGAGTCTCCCATCACCACGGAGTCGTCTCGAAGCAGTCTCAGTCTCTTCTCCACCGATCTTCTGGAGCAAGAATCAGCGCTTTCGGCAATCTCCGATGA
- a CDS encoding uncharacterized protein (BUSCO:EOG092D0HLF), which yields MDDAPVPKLSDLLRHPDDLDKIPALKLELSRKKSAVDGQLRNGLREQLETTQSGMTGLSDGQKAVQQIKEEMMKIDKLCSESQTMIKDFASINLVSQAHRNFGAVEAMRRNLETFNERLVVVEGMLRDDDEDRENMPNLLPCHYELTQLRNIRDDAMEQIQRADDTSLESTLEDYFTRLDDTIDWFDEHVGLLAMNLINLVVSDNNGLVVRFAVVMEAEEKSDQRVVALQEALKDHEEMAARFQGITDGARKVRGYKEKFMQAIKLSAEQQFQQAREEFLDDADSLEATMKWFFNDLNAVKIGMTPLMPKKWRIAKTYADIYHVLMHDFLIGMVDDPEASSAHTLAIISFPEKYYKKMSKIGFKQEDLIPHVIDNREAELVRDFRQLIIKFLDEWIDRIFEQEKRDFAERNVEGSNLDQDEYGYFRTKNLVALWRMLREQVEAAINSQRTDVVEGVIDAMFLRLRSRQQSWQRMLEDEAVRYETGMSDLEGFQALQDWLVATANDQIGVIDDNEEENRLGYLSSFRQQFERNVSPQYLERADQELNALRDGYVDFSTWCIHKFAHLVFAVDFVGVMPDFFTPKWYSNTAMKQMVVTFEEYVGEYRQALHHSLVDIFIEIFADELLVRYLSAVRNKGAKFRRTDPFRDKLFNDIATAFEYFSNLASPEVAMSIKDTWRVTEPFLGLLSVDKDSVADEFAAFKSAYWDLQISWVEAVLRSRDDFERSMLNAVKARAAQMDIVRGPETVMAKIK from the coding sequence ATGGATGACGCCCCGGTCCCCAAATTGTCGGATCTGCTACGGCACCCGGACGATTTAGACAAGATACCCGCGCTGAAGCTCGAGCTTTCGCGCAAGAAGAGCGCCGTCGATGGGCAGCTACGCAATGGGCTGCGGGAGCAGCTTGAGACGACGCAATCCGGCATGACGGGCCTCAGCGACGGCCAGAAGGCGGTGCAGCAGATcaaggaggagatgatgaagattgaCAAGCTGTGCTCCGAGTCGCAGACCATGATCAAAGACTTTGCCAGCATCAACCTGGTGTCGCAGGCGCACCGCAACTTTGGCGCCGTCGAGGCCATGAGACGTAACCTCGAGACGTTTAACGAACGCTTGGTCGTGGTAGAGGGGATGCTgcgagacgacgacgaagatagAGAGAACATGCCGAATCTGCTGCCGTGCCACTACGAGCTGACGCAATTGCGAAATATACGAGACGATGCCATGGAACAGATACAGAGGGCGGACGACACCAGTTTGGAGTCGACGCTGGAGGACTACTTTACAAGGCTGGACGATACAATCGACTGGTTTGACGAGCACGTTGGACTTTTGGCCATGAACCTCATCAACCTCGTCGTCAGCGACAACAACGGCTTGGTGGTTCGCTTTGCCGTCGTTATggaggcagaagagaagagtgATCAACGCGTCGTGGCGCTGCAGGAAGCACTCAAGGACCACGAGGAAATGGCGGCAAGGTTTCAGGGTATCACGGATGGTGCGAGAAAAGTCCGTGGCTATAAAGAGAAATTTATGCAGGCCATCAAGCTCAGCGCGGAGCAGCAGTTCCAGCAGGCCCGAGAAGAATTCCTCGACGACGCTGATAGCTTAGAGGCCACCATGAAGTGGTTTTTCAACGACCTTAATGCCGTCAAGATTGGTATGACACCGCTCATGCCGAAGAAGTGGCGGATCGCGAAGACATACGCGGATATATATCACGTTTTGATGCACGACTTCCTGATTGGCATGGTGGATGACCCGGAAGCTAGCTCAGCACATACgctcgccatcatcagcttccCCGAGAAGTACTACAAGAAGATGTCCAAGATAGGCTTCAAACAAGAAGATCTGATACCACATGTCATTGACAATCGCGAAGCAGAGCTTGTTCGTGACTTCCGACAGCTCATTATCAAATTCCTCGATGAATGGATCGACCGCATCTTCGAACAGGAGAAGCGCGACTTTGCCGAACGCAATGTCGAAGGCTCTAATTTGGACCAAGATGAGTATGGCTATTTCCGGACCAAGAACCTTGTGGCCTTGTGGAGGATGTTGCGCGAGCAGGTCGAGGCGGCCATCAACTCGCAGCGTACAGACGTAGTCGAGGGTGTTATCGACGCCATGTTCCTACGGCTACGAAGCCGCCAGCAGTCGTGGCAGCGTATGTTGGAAGACGAGGCTGTGCGGTACGAGACCGGCATGTCCGATCTGGAAGGCTTCCAGGCCCTGCAAGATTGGCTTGTAGCCACGGCCAACGACCAGATCGGCGTCATCGACGACAACGAAGAGGAAAACCGCCTCGGCTACCTGTCGAGCTTCCGCCAGCAGTTTGAGAGAAACGTCAGCCCGCAGTATCTCGAGCGCGCCGACCAAGAGCTCAACGCCCTCCGCGACGGCTACGTCGACTTCAGCACCTGGTGCATCCACAAGTTTGCGCACCTCGTCTTCGCCGTCGACTTCGTGGGCGTCATGCCAGACTTCTTCACACCAAAGTGGTACTCCAACACCGCCATGAAGCAAATGGTCGTCACCTTTGAGGAATACGTCGGCGAGTACCGCCAGGCCCTGCACCACTCCCTCGTCGACATCTTCATCGAGATCTTCGCCGACGAGCTCCTCGTGCGCTACCTGTCTGCTGTACGCAACAAGGGCGCAAAGTTCCGTCGTACAGACCCTTTCCGCGACAAGCTCTTCAACGATATTGCCACTGCGTTTGAGTACTTTTCAAACTTGGCTAGCCCCGAGGTCGCCATGTCTATCAAGGACACGTGGCGTGTCACCGAGCCGTTCTTGGGCCTGCTCTCTGTGGATAAGGACTCCGTGGCGGATGAATTTGCCGCCTTTAAGTCTGCGTACTGGGATCTGCAGATTAGTTGGGTGGAAGCTGTGCTGCGGTCAAGAGATGATTTCGAGAGGAGCATGCTGAATGCTGTCAAGGCGAGAGCGGCGCAGATGGATATCGTGAGAGGACCGGAAACGGTGATGGCCAAGATTAAATAA
- a CDS encoding uncharacterized protein (EggNog:ENOG41), whose product MRLKRGVERASCDFCHRRKIKCDRASRETQGQSSCSPCSLRQIQCILDNADDIRLRRRRRLSVRDEDIVEQSAPQPLTRNLTSVDAENFINPSVLPVIHDRQIRETPQGRLEQPFPSHFPPDAEDNIPSSVDQTPDFSFIDTPFELSPESILFLDQVFMGWYEGSLENHEPQVMTDGGIQLSMGEEQSAGDTQDKSAAESLTTGARQKLWIDCNLDKETFDASLHAYFNFAAVHLPIIMEDAFWKDYHAGRCSPALVYAVACRGIIFTATSDSWDKQQCLALKFRQTFLEARQKATGISAIRLDDLEALAIMANWIYDETKSSPLDTQLGSLFLTHESLVLATLESQMQDCNTGNPTSLGPLARSEERRRLLFWHVYGFDAFHSLDRNLISRIPDGENDGISRKLPQHDTGNYLDAILNLAIIVREMLQVFVTVSTKRNGIKPQDVINIYERLDCWQKRECPVHLRRKRDNEGKLMPLTVNEPTKTNFIQPLHCCLLWLLEINCYLQVEACVSRYGMRDGGPFEAEMATLRVELESLRAVKDGLEISQWVKQYSTTTGTGSGAKSHSLIDLAPFARDIYAGQCFWISERGKTLTCHPTTRQRGGKTANHHQKKDIDDYMKAAKEFRSAVAMATSHRDTELVLERLDQQISSFAELLAR is encoded by the coding sequence ATGCGGTTGAAACGCGGCGTTGAGCGGGCGTCGTGCGATTTCTGCCATCGGCGTAAGATCAAATGCGATCGAGCTTCAAGGGAAACCCAGGGCCAGTCTTCCTGCTCTCCTTGTTCGTTGCGTCAAATTCAGTGCATTCTTGATAATGCGGATGATATCCGACTTCGCCGACGGCGAAGATTAAGTGTCCGCGATGAAGACATCGTAGAGCAGAGCGCACCGCAGCCGTTGACGAGGAACCTTACCAGCGTGGATGCTGAAAACTTCATTAATCCGAGCGTATTACCCGTCATACACGACAGACAAATCCGAGAAACGCCACAAGGGAGGCTAGAGCAGCCATTTCCATCCCACTTCCCGCCAGATGCAGAAGATAATATCCCCTCATCGGTGGACCAGACGCCAGATTTCTCTTTCATCGACACCCCGTTCGAACTCAGCCCAGAGAGCATTTTATTCTTAGACCAAGTATTCATGGGCTGGTACGAAGGATCACTAGAGAACCATGAGCCACAAGTAATGACAGACGGCGGTATCCAACTCTCAATGGGAGAAGAACAATCTGCTGGCGACACTCAAGACAAATCGGCTGCTGAAAGCTTAACTACCGGCGCTCGTCAGAAACTCTGGATTGATTGCAATCTTGACAAAGAGACATTTGATGCCTCACTGCACGCATACTTTAATTTCGCTGCAGTTCATCTCCCGATAATCATGGAAGATGCTTTCTGGAAGGATTATCACGCCGGGAGATGCAGCCCTGCTCTTGTCTATGCCGTTGCCTGCCGCGGAATCATTTTCACAGCTACTTCGGATAGCTGGGACAAGCAACAATGCTTAGCCCTGAAATTTAGACAGACATTCTTGGAGGCACGGCAGAAAGCAACAGGTATATCAGCTATACGTCTCGACGATCTTGAGGCGCtggccatcatggccaattGGATATATGATGAAACCAAAAGCTCGCCTCTAGATACACAATTGGGAAGCCTTTTCTTGACACACGAATCACTTGTTCTAGCTACACTGGAGTCTCAGATGCAAGACTGCAATACGGGAAATCCAACCTCGTTAGGTCCGCTTGCGCGCTCAGAAGAGCGTCGTaggcttcttttttggcaTGTGTACGGCTTTGACGCGTTCCATAGCCTAGATCGCAACCTCATCTCTAGAATTCCAGATGGAGAGAATGATGGTATATCACGAAAACTGCCGCAGCATGATACTGGAAACTATCTCGATGCCATTCTCAATTTAGCCATTATTGTGAGAGAGATGCTGCAGGTCTTTGTGACTGTCAGCACAAAACGGAATGGAATAAAGCCTCAAGAcgttataaatatttatgaAAGGCTCGATTGTTGGCAGAAACGCGAGTGTCCCGTCCACCTTCGTAGGAAGAGAGATAACGAAGGCAAGTTAATGCCACTGACAGTCAACGAGCCAACAAAGACCAATTTTATCCAGCCACTGCACTGCTGTCTCCTTTGGCTTTTGGAAATAAACTGTTACTTGCAGGTCGAAGCTTGCGTTTCTCGTTACGGTATGCGAGATGGAGGCCCCTTTGAGGCAGAAATGGCTACACTTCGCGTCGAATTGGAGTCTCTCCGCGCAGTCAAGGATGGTTTGGAGATTTCTCAATGGGTGAAGCAATATTCGACTACAACGGGTACGGGTAGTGGCGCCAAGAGCCATTCTCTAATCGATCTTGCACCGTTTGCCCGCGATATCTATGCCGGCCAGTGCTTTTGGATAAGCGAACGCGGCAAAACGTTGACCTGCCATCCTACAACTCGACAACGAGGAGGTAAAACCgcaaatcatcatcagaaGAAAGACATCGATGACTATATGAAAGCCGCCAAGGAGTTTCGAAGCGCCGTGGCGATGGCAACGTCGCACAGAGACACCGAACTTGTGTTGGAGCGGCTAGACCAGCAAATTTCTTCGTTTGCAGAACTTTTGGCACGGTAG
- a CDS encoding uncharacterized protein (SECRETED:SignalP(1-19)), translating into MKFFQIIIAILIGLSSTLLYQYRESISDFASFAKSSISSHYITFFSKTTTGTALNETISAAAASTQKSSSPSSSEAISEKNHFPIPQQPLIVTEMSTQRAVAKVVRAIEQAEGAGARVRRSIGTRQQRNFSPFLMLDHFATTAGFPDHPHRGQETITYLLKGVVDHEDFAGNSGTLYEGDLQFMTAGRGIVHAEMPRKQPDGSQNVGLQLWVDLPKKLKYCEPRYRDLRAAEIPTVDVDEGRVTVKVISGQSHGVDSVKELAYTPVWLLDFQLRPGAKVTQALPQGWNAFAYVLEGDVTVGEGAEAKRAEQYDNVFFKQEGDVIHLSTEASATKDARVFVIAGTPLDQPVVQYGPFVLNSEEEVMQTFADYQTHENGFERAKSWRSQIGDRVY; encoded by the exons ATGAAGTTTTTCCAAATCATCATTGCAATTCTCATTGGATTGTCATCTACGCTATTATACCAATACCGCGAAAGCATTTCCGACTTTGCAAGCTTTGCGAAATCTTCAATTTCAAGCCACTACATTACATTCTTCAGCAAAACTACCACTGGTACTGCATTGAACGAGACaatatcagcagcagctgcatctACGCAAAAgtcatcgtcgccgtcgtcttCTGAAGCAATTTCAGAAAAAAACCACTTCCCCATACCCCAACAACCTCTCATCGTCACCGAAATGTCGACCCAGCGAGCCGTCGCAAAGGTCGTTCGTGCCATCGAACAGGCcgaaggagctggagcccgCGTCAGACGATCAATCGGCACAAGACAGCAGCGAAACTTTAGCCCCTTCCTGATGCTCGATCACTTTGCCACAACCGCTGGCTTTCCCGACCA CCCCCATCGCGGCCAGGAAACCATCACATACCTCCTCAAAGGCGTCGTCGACCACGAAGACTTCGCCGGCAACAGCGGCACCCTCTACGAGGGCGACCTCCAATTCATGACCGCCGGCCGCGGCATCGTCCACGCCGAAATGCCCCGCAAGCAGCCCGACGGCAGCCAAAACGTCGGCCTCCAGCTCTGGGTCGACCTGCCCAAGAAGCTCAAGTACTGCGAGCCCCGCTACCGCGACCTGCGCGCCGCCGAGATCCCCACCGTCGACGTCGACGAGGGGCGCGTCACCGTGAAAGTCATCTCGGGCCAGAGTCACGGCGTCGACTCCGTCAAGGAGCTGGCCTACACCCCCGTGTGGCTGCTCGACTTCCAGCTGCGGCCCGGCGCAAAGGTCACCCAGGCTCTTCCCCAGGGGTGGAACGCCTTCGCCTACGTTCTTGAAGGCGACGTTACTGTCGGCGAGGGAGCCGAGGCCAAGAGGGCCGAGCAATATGACAACGTCTTCTTCAAACAGGAGGGCGATGTGATCCACCTGTCCACCGAGGCCAGCGCCACAAAGGACGCTCGAGTCT TCGTCATTGCGGGCACTCCTCTTGACCAGCCTGTTGTACAATACGGCCCCTTTGTCCTCAACTCGGAGGAGGAAGTCATGCAAACATTTGCTGACTATCAGACCCATGAGAATGGATTTGAACGTGccaagagctggaggagccAGATTGGTGATCGTGTATACTAG